From the Primulina huaijiensis isolate GDHJ02 unplaced genomic scaffold, ASM1229523v2 scaffold36661_ERROPOS134499+, whole genome shotgun sequence genome, the window catattcaatatttagTGACATTTAATTTTTGGTGACACCTCCAACAAATGCCCTCTATTCCAATGTCGTCTTAAACTTCCTGACATTTTTTAATGTCATTATAAGATGTTAATGACAACTTCATACGTGTTactaattattcatataatgacaattttaaatgtcacaaaaactcatgttttaaaGACATTTATACATGCTTTGTTATTATAATAGTAATGACAAATTTATATGTCagttaaaatcatttataatgACAACTAAAAGTGTCGTGTATGTTAATTATAGTGGCAAAAAAAATGTCACTAATTATATGTTATGAGGTTAATTTAAAATGTCTCATTATGTAATCTGTAATGACACTTACAAATGTCTTCTATACTAATATATAAAGATATTGAAAATTGTCATTAATAGTTGTTTATAATGACATTTTGAAATGTCTCCATATGAGTTTTACAACGACATTTTTTATGTACATGATTTAATGTTCTAATGTGACATTAAAAATgtcatattttatgaaatgtcatcgagtttcaatattttcatgatataaTATTCAAGGATATAACAAATTAAcataatacaaatacaaaattttaaaatagaaattaaattgctaatcaataattgtcattaattttgaaatcattaatGTATAAGACTGACAAATTTGTTACCTCGAAAAACATCTATACCCCAACAAATGTACCAAATGTACCAAATATATTTAGTTTAAGAACTGACAAACAATTAAGTCTTGTAAAGCAAAACATAAGCAAACTTGTGACGCATCTTCGTTCTTCAACCATCTCATCTTAATCAAAATCCAATATTCTTGTCACCtacaataaaaattcatatatttgtatgaatgaaataaaattaaagaagcacaaaataaagagattaaaatttaattcaaactaGTGAATATCATACCAAATGATAAActggaaaattattatttatccaaATGCACCTAGTAGAAATCTTCCTCATTAACTgtcaatttcaaatataattgatATTGGTTTAAAAAGATAATAACATGACGGACATAACAATAAATACTAGTTAATTGAAAAGTTGAATATCATACCAAATGACAAGGCCAAGCTATCATTCCTCCAAGTGTATCCCCAACCTTTTGTAAAAGATCATATGGCCTAATCAAACTCTCTTCCCGTTCTAGGACAACTAGAACTTGTATTTCACACCAATTTGGTCCCAACGTCTGTCCTCCTACTTCGGTATTTGGATCCATGCTACGAACCACTCCTTTTGCCACAATTTTCGTCGAATCAAATAGACTTTTTATTGAGACAGAACATCCAATCTACGTGAAAGTGTTAAAGATaatgttttaataaaaacaattataaaGTACAATCATCAACAACCATTATGCTAATGAGTATGTCCAGCTAGCCAGAAAACAAAAAAGCATAAAGAAACATCATTCAAATTAGTTAACTCATGACAGCAAATATACATGTAATATATATTCTCAACCAAAATTTACTATCTAAATCAATAAATGActaactcgagataattataagCTCACACAAAACATAGCTTACAAAAAAGCAAACTCCAACTCATTATGCCacatcaaataataaataatatcaaaataaacaaaagaaaaaccgTTTACGCATCTAACATATATTCTTAAACCAAAAAGCCAATGCTGAATCAATAAAGTACTAaatcaatataataataaagtaataaaactataaaaaaagACTTTACCCTTGGAGATAATGGACTACTAGAGGATGTTGTGTGTTGTATATTGCTGTAATTTGAACCAAGGTTTTGGTTTGGTTGATTGCAAATCTTTGATTCTAACATTGCAATGTGTTGGCCTTGTTTTCTAATTTGCTCATCCATTTTTTCTAACTTTGTCTTTTGCTCCATCACTATTCGATTGCATGTGCTACGGCTTGGAACTTCTCCCCATAAATCAGATGGGTTAACACCATCACCAAGCATACGCACTCGGCCTGGTCTATCTGGTCCAATGATTTGAGCAAATACGTCATTTTGACCAATTTGATCCTCCTCGTCTTTAGGAAGTTTATTTTCTAGTTCTTTCATTGCAGCCTTcaccaaaaaatcaaaatccatAATGTATTCATAGTGATTATGATAACAAATATCTTTGAAAGTAATCTAGTTGAAGTTTATAGAACAACTTACCAATTTTTCTGCCACAATGTTGCCTGAGGGACTTCCATTAGCATGAGTGAAAGAAACAGGCATGAAATAATTCAACTCGTGATGGAGGTcgccctttttcttttttctaatatGTAATTGGTTAAAAGTTTGTAAATTCTAATGCATATAGAATTATAagattaataagataaattacCAATTTTTGTTGCACTTGAGCGAAAGATCTTCTTCCAGTTGTCTGATTCATTATCTTTAGGTTCCGAGCAATCTTATTTTTTTCACTTCTCTCCTGATACATTAAATTCAACTTGGTACACAAGACAAAAGTCTACATGAACATTTttctaaacatataaaatattgtatACCTTTGATTCTTCTGAGTTCCAATGAGCAACTTGTTTCACATATTGTTCTACAAAAGCTCTTTTATCTCTTTCTTGAAGAAGAACTTGCATTGACAACTCGggatcataatatttttttttagttctGACTTCCAGTTTCTCCATTTTTTTGCTATTGAACGTAGTGTCCAACTTTCTGTTCCAGGAGGAAGGTCGTACTTTTCCAACAAAGACATTTAGACAATTTACCCTCatagtaaaaaattatttaataataaaattattcaataacATTGTAATTACCTTTATGACATCTAGCATTTTTTTCTTACTATCTAGGGGCATTTTTTGCCAATCTTCCACGTCAATCGGACAAAATTTAGCATTTCTTGCCAAAGTACCCAAAAAATCAGTAAATTTATTTCTTCTTGATCCAATAGGCCGTCCCATATCATCACATCGAATCTTAATACGTGGCAGAGTGTTAGGTCTACCCCAAATTTCTTTCATAAATGTAGGGCCTCTAGTTTTCTTCTCAACGTCGAGAGATTCACTTTCACTATCTACATCTAGATGCAAAAAGgagaaataaattattgaataaataaagTGAAATGAGTTATTACATTTTTCATATAGGTTACCTTGATTAGATTCTTCGtccataaaatcattttcaacatgTGGGTTGTTGTTGAATGTGGTCGTAGAAGTCAAACCTGTATGTTTTTATATGGATAAATAAAGGATGAAGTGAGTATTATAACAAGTTATATCTAAATGTAATCATCGAAactaaaaaactaaaatttcatGTCTTTATGTATCTTAATTTTTAGGATGTTACCTTGTAATCCAATGTCTTTTTTATTTGAAGCTTCATCTATTTGGTTTCTTGATGCACCTTGTATGCTTTGACAATCTGCACAAGCATTATCTCAACAAAATATATGCAGATTgagtttataattataataaaaaaatttctgacCTTTTCCACTAGTTACCACGTTATCAAGTTCTCTTGTATGATagacttgaataaaatatacaaCATGTAAAAGAAAAAAGGTCAAATAAGAGTTATACACAAACATgacatattttttatgtataaataAGATGCTACCTCTTCCTTTTGAATTTCGAGTTGTGTGATTGTCAATCAAAATCAGTGGTTGAGTATTTGTCTCATCTTGAAGTTGAAAATGAgttttttcaacatttttatttttaagagtCATTCCTATCAAAAGCAAGTTACATAAGATAAATAAAGCATTAATAAGCATTATACcaaattatatcaaaatttaatcttttgaaataaaaaattcttaagtttcatatatttttttatctaataCCTTGTACATCATTGTGTTGCTGCTTTGAAACTGTATCCATTTGGTTATATAGCATACCTTGTATGTTTTGACATTCTACACAAGTATTGACTCCACCAAAATATAAGCAAGTAAGTTTTAATTATAAGCAACAAAGTTCTAACATTTTTCGCTAGCTACCATGTTATCAAGTTCTCTTGCAAGACTGACTTGAACAAAGTATACAACATTCATTGAAATGACTATTGGGGCTATTAGTAAATCATTGAAGGAGTCTGAAAGATTAGAAAAAGAAATCCAAGAAGTCCAACAAGAATACTCTATTTAAAATAAAGGGCAGACCAGGTTTGTTTTCTCATTTAGTTTCTCCAGAGTATTCTGAAGACTAACAAGAATAACCCTTTTGAAAACCTTGTTTCAGCTTCATCAAAATGTGTTATACATGGAGGGATTATTTTAATACTCGAGGCTACCGTGAACTcatatatattatcatgttctccaaaaaaaaaaaaacattcataCAAATGCAAAAGGTCAAATAAGAGTTATACACAAGCAacaaatagattttttttgtgtaaaatgCGATTATACCTCTTTCTTTTGAATTTCGAGTTAAATGATTGGCAAATATAATATGTGGTTGTGTATCTTCCTCATCTCGaagttaaaaatatgattttcccAAAAATTTACTCTTACGAGTCATTCATATcaaaagaaaaggttaaaaattacaaatgcttttatatagaataaataaaaatgaaataactATTATACATATCCAAACTTAATCGTTTCAAATAAAAAACTATAAGTTTAAtatctttttatatttaataccTTGTAAATCATTGCGTTGGTTCTTTGAAACGCCATCTATTTGGTTATTCAACATACCTTGTATGTTTTGAAATTCTGCACAAGTTTTGATACCAGCAAAATATAAGTAAGTTGATTTTTTcattataaacaagaaaatgcTAACCTTTTCCGCTAGCTGTCATGCTACCGAGTTCTCTTGCAAGACCAACTTCAACAAAGTACATAAAATTTAGACAAAATCAAAAGGTCCAATAAGAGTAATACAAAATCAGCAAACATATCCTTGATGTATAAAGTTACAGGCTACCTCTTTTTGAACTTCGAGCTGCGTGATTGGCAATCATAATTCAAGATTGTGAATTTGCCTTGTCTTGATGTTGTAAACGAGGTTTTCCAACATTTTTACCATCACTAACCATTCCTATCAAGAGCAAAAGCCACAACTTGCAGATAAAAAAAGTTAGTTATATCCTTTGATATGATAAATAAAAGATCCATagttaaaaatgaaattaaaatatataatgttaATATTATTCTAGTATCCAGCAAATCCACTCTACTAGTTTCACTTTATATCATATTaactaaacataaaaaaattatatatgctaGAAAAAATCTCATCATTAACTAAATCTCATCATGCATCAACATCAATTTCAACTCCTGCAACATCATCTCGAACCCAAACGACTTCTTCATGTCCATTCTCGTCTTGAGGATTACAAATACTACTTTGAAGATATGTATCAACATCTGCCATAGGTTGCATTTTATACTTTGCTCGTGCATCGGTGGTGATAATTACATGCCAATTACAATCAACTGGATCTTCCACATAAAAAACTTGCATGGTTTGGGATGCTAATATATAAGGCTCGTTGTGACGCTTCACATTTGTAAAATTGGCCAACATAAAACCATCATCATCCAGTTTTAGTCGTTTGCCTTTGGAGACCCAATCACATTCAAATAAAACAACTCTTCGACCTGCCTCATAATCTAACTCAATCACATTTTGCAAAATCCCGTAATAATCAAGTTCACTTGATACTGGATTCTGATCTCTTATACTCGAATAACTTGAAGTGGTAGCCCGAACAATTACACCACAATTCTGAGTTTTTCTCTTGCGTTCCACTTCTTTTGTATGAAACCTAAATCCATTGGAAATGAATTTTTCATATCGTATCCCTATGAAATTTGGGCCTCTGGCAAgtgatttcaaatcatttgataCTTGATCATCTTGTGAAGGATTTGTATTTTCACTCTATCACACAAggaaaaattgataaattatgtataaaaatcataatatataaccTCAATGACAATTACAAAAGAAACTTACATGTTTGGCAAACCAAGAGGTAAAAGACTCACTATGCATACGTTCAATTTGGTGTGGTGGAAGACCGGAATGAGTaagattcaaaatctgacggtGTTCACTGTAATTTAAGAACGGTGATTTGATAAACATCGGCGATTATATATTTAAACACAATgaaatataaaatcacatgctcTATATAAGATTGTACTTGATGACAGTTGAATAACACATATTGATGTGCCTTCTTTAATGTCTCATCATCAAACTTAGTTGCAAATGCCTTTCCAAGTGCATAACCAGAGGCCGTAAACACGTCCAATGCGAATGTTGAGCCGATAGTTGTCTCATCATTTCTTGTTGATTGATTGAATTTTGTCTCTACATAATCAGCTAAATAAAAAGAACAGAATGTCAAACATTCTTCAGCCAAATACCCCTTAGCAATGGATCCTTCTGGCTTACTTCTATTTCGAACATACGACTTCAATGTCCCCAAGTACCTTATaccaaaaacataaattttttattatttagtgaaaataataatttaaataaaacaatatcaataatatttgtttttaccTTTCAATTGGATACATCCAACGATAGTAAACTGGTCCAGCAAGTTGTACTTCAGTAGCCAAATGTACAGTCAAATGAATCATTATGTCAAAAAATGAGGGAGGAAAAATCTTCTCCAATTGACAGAGGATCACCGCAATATCTTTCCTTAGACGAACCACATCAGTAGGAGAAATTACTTTACAACATAGCTCTCTGAAATACCTACTCAATCTAATCAAAGGAGCCCGAACTGATTTAGACAAAGTTCTACGTAGTGCCACCGGCAACAACTGCTGCATCAAAATATGGTTGTCATGGCTTTTTAGACCAATTAATTTTGCCGGTTTCATTTGAACACACCGTGAAATGTTAGAAGCATAGCCATCTggaactttaatttttttcaaaacctTGCAAAATGTGCCCTTCTCATTTTTGCCCATTGAATAACATGCTGGAGGCTGATAAACTCTACTTGGTCCTTTCTCAATAGGATGAAGTGCTGGTCTTATTCCAATTTCTTGCAAATCAAGACGTgatttaatattatcttttgtTTTCCCTTCCATATTCAGCAGTGTCCCACAAATTGATTCGCACACATTCTTCTCAATATGcataaaatcaagattgtgGCGTACCACATTATCTTTCCAATATGGTAAATCGAAGAAAATACTCAATTTTTTCCAATTGAATGGTAGTTCTGGATTATCGTCAAcactttttccaaatttcaaattaaaatttttcaactCGTTGATCACTGTGTCTCCCGAAAGTATGGGTGATGGTCTTCCATACTCTTCTGTGCCATCAAAATGTTGAGCATCTTTGCGAAACTCATACCATTCAAAAATTTGCGGTGACCcatataacaatattttttgCCATTTTTTAACCATCGTGAATGTGTAAATTTGTGGCACACTGGGCATGCAAATTTACCTTTGGTGCTCCATCCAGATAGGGTTGCATATCCAGGAAAATCACTTATAGTCCATAATTATGCGGCATTCAATTGAAAATTCTGCTTGGTTGATGCATCATATGTCTGCACTCCTACATCCCACAAATCCTTCAAATCTGCAACAAGGGGCTGCAAGTAGATGTCGATGTTATTTCCAGGAGCAGATGGACCAGGTATTAGCAATGACAATATAAAGTATGGTTGTTTCATACACATCCATGATGGAAGATTATAAGGCACTAAAATGACTGGCCACGTACTATGCGCCACACTCATATTTTTGAATGGATTAAATCCATCTGAAGTTAATCCTAGCCTTATGTTTCGGGGATCCTTTGCGAATTCAGGGTGGTTATGGTCAAACGTTTGCCAAGCTGGGGAATCAGCTGGGTGTCACATGTAACCGTCTTTCGTGTGAGATTCAGAATGCCATCTCATATGGACTGCTGTTTTGCAGGACATGAACAAACGTTGTAACCTAGGCTTTATTGGAAAATACCATAACACCTTGCATGCAACTTTCCTCTTGTCACCAATAGGATCATTTTCAGATGTTTCCCATCTAGGCTCGTTGCATGTTTTGCATCGAACTCTTTCTTCATCCAACCTCCAGTATAAAGTGCAATCATTAGGACAAGCATCGATCTTTCATAACCAAGTCCTAATTGCTTCATCAATTTCTCTGCTTCGTAGTACGACTTTGGTAAATCTTTCATGGCATTTGGAAATGCTTCTCTCAACAAATCCAAAAGCATATTGAAGATTTTATTGGTAATTTTTCCAAGACATTTTAAGTGAAGCAAGCGAATGATGAATGAAAGTTTTGAGAATTTCTTGCATCCGGAATATAACTCTTTTTGTGAATCATCAATTAGTTTATAGAATTTCTCGGCCTCTCCGATTGAAATCTCTTTATCCTTTTCGAATCCTGCTGTATTGATTGTATCACCATCGTTTTGTGGGACCCCAAAAGCATCGTGAACTAATCCCTCCATATCATCTACATCAACACGAGATGGAACAGAACTAGATATTGAAGATGCACTACATGCTATCTCTCCATGAGCCACCCAGTGAGTATAACCTTTGATAAATCCATCAACCGTCAAATGATCACAAGCATCCTCTCTTGAAACACATATGCCAATCTTACATTTTGCACAAGGACATGCAATCATTCCATTTATGTTTGCATTAGAAAATGCAAAATCTAAGAAACTCTCAAGTCCTTTCCTGTATTCCTTGGTTTGTCTCGGCAaaaactgttggatctcggttttctagaCGCACAAACGCAACgcaagtttaaaatttttattttattttgacaatcaaaatatacatgattgggcgttcgtatggttttacgattaaacattcatagggcgttggaaTTTCATACCTTAGGTGAATTAATCACATGGCTCCACCTATTCCGGGTTTAGCGGAGATAGTtcttgatgaaatccctacgaactttcttcaaaatcttgtttccttctaatcaggtccacgactagatgatttattcctcttccaatttgcactagcaaatatggaagagattttgcgtaggagaaaatatttgagagacggctcaaactattTACTTCAAGGTGGTCGAAATTCTTTTGAGAGGAGAGGAGaggtttttagaaaaattatgaatgaattaTTATCAACCCTAAGCCTTAAGgcccattaataaattaattacttaatgggcttaatcaattaattattctagtccaactagtttaattaattaattaatcttttaaagttcaattaaaaaccttaataatttttatgttggtcttctactcttacaagcccataatacatacacccattacatttaatttaaatcatttataaattcaacatttgaatttattaaattaaatccattataaattcaacatttgaatttattataaattcaactccttgaattttattacctccaaaatttaatattcaataaactcaacttttgagtttaataaattaaattctcaagttttataaattcaacactttgaatttattctctccatatttcataaattcaacttcttgaatttattatctcataaattcaactccttgaatttattttctcaaaatttaattatcataaa encodes:
- the LOC140968411 gene encoding uncharacterized protein isoform X1: MIANHAARSSKRVGLARELGSMTASGKEFQNIQGMLNNQIDGVSKNQRNDLQECQNIQGMLYNQMDTVSKQQHNDVQGMTLKNKNVEKTHFQLQDETNTQPLILIDNHTTRNSKGRVYHTRELDNVVTSGKDCQSIQGASRNQIDEASNKKDIGLQGLTSTTTFNNNPHVENDFMDEESNQDVDSESESLDVEKKTRGPTFMKEIWGRPNTLPRIKIRCDDMGRPIGSRRNKFTDFLGTLARNAKFCPIDVEDWQKMPLDSKKKMLDVIKIGCSVSIKSLFDSTKIVAKGVVRSMDPNTEVGGQTLGPNWCEIQVLVVLEREESLIRPYDLLQKVGDTLGGMIAWPCHLLMRKISTRCIWINNNFPVYHLVTRILDFD
- the LOC140968411 gene encoding uncharacterized protein isoform X2 translates to MLYNQMDTVSKQQHNDVQGMTLKNKNVEKTHFQLQDETNTQPLILIDNHTTRNSKGRVYHTRELDNVVTSGKDCQSIQGASRNQIDEASNKKDIGLQGLTSTTTFNNNPHVENDFMDEESNQDVDSESESLDVEKKTRGPTFMKEIWGRPNTLPRIKIRCDDMGRPIGSRRNKFTDFLGTLARNAKFCPIDVEDWQKMPLDSKKKMLDVIKIGCSVSIKSLFDSTKIVAKGVVRSMDPNTEVGGQTLGPNWCEIQVLVVLEREESLIRPYDLLQKVGDTLGGMIAWPCHLLMRKISTRCIWINNNFPVYHLVTRILDFD
- the LOC140968410 gene encoding uncharacterized protein, which translates into the protein MPSVPQIYTFTMVKKWQKILLYGSPQIFEWYEFRKDAQHFDGTEEYGRPSPILSGDTVINELKNFNLKFGKSVDDNPELPFNWKKLSIFFDLPYWKDNVVRHNLDFMHIEKNVCESICGTLLNMEGKTKDNIKSRLDLQEIGIRPALHPIEKGPSRVYQPPACYSMGKNEKGTFCKVLKKIKVPDGYASNISRCVQMKPAKLIGLKSHDNHILMQQLLPVALRRTLSKSVRAPLIRLSRYFRELCCKVISPTDVVRLRKDIAVILCQLEKIFPPSFFDIMIHLTVHLATEVQLAGPVYYRWMYPIERYLGTLKSYVRNRSKPEGSIAKGYLAEECLTFCSFYLADYVETKFNQSTRNDETTIGSTFALDVFTASGYALGKAFATKFDDETLKKAHQYVLFNCHQSENTNPSQDDQVSNDLKSLARGPNFIGIRYEKFISNGFRFHTKEVERKRKTQNCGVIVRATTSSYSSIRDQNPVSSELDYYGILQNVIELDYEAGRRVVLFECDWVSKGKRLKLDDDGFMLANFTNVKRHNEPYILASQTMQVFYVEDPVDCNWHVIITTDARAKYKMQPMADVDTYLQSSICNPQDENGHEEVVWVRDDVAGVEIDVDA